The following proteins come from a genomic window of Nostoc sp. TCL26-01:
- a CDS encoding Rpn family recombination-promoting nuclease/putative transposase, protein MAKSADISTKKLISLAPDNWIRWATEIPDIVAGEILDSQFQWISRESDVLIRATSQQYGEFLVLNELQLRPLLQMPRRMRAYAALAEEKYQLPTYPILINILKVNDEEIPNRFISNIAGLQARQDYRVINLWEVDVNIVFEQPLPSLLPFVPILKGGKDESTIREALQILRADPQLNQLETVLAFFATFVLESALVQEIMRWDMAVLRESPWYQEIFRDGEARGRREELLSGIELALEIKFGHPSLELMPLISQVTDLQQLKAIQQAIKTVNSVEELQQLF, encoded by the coding sequence ATGGCAAAATCAGCAGATATCAGCACCAAAAAGTTAATTAGCCTTGCACCCGATAATTGGATCAGATGGGCAACTGAAATACCCGATATTGTAGCAGGTGAAATTCTCGACTCACAATTCCAGTGGATTAGCAGAGAAAGTGATGTTTTAATCCGTGCAACTAGTCAACAGTACGGCGAATTCCTCGTTCTCAACGAATTACAATTGCGTCCTTTATTGCAAATGCCGCGCCGGATGCGTGCTTATGCCGCTTTGGCAGAAGAAAAATATCAATTACCAACATATCCCATATTAATTAACATTCTGAAAGTCAATGATGAAGAAATACCTAATAGATTTATATCAAATATTGCTGGCTTGCAGGCGCGTCAAGATTATCGCGTGATTAACTTGTGGGAAGTGGATGTCAATATCGTCTTTGAGCAACCATTACCCTCATTGCTGCCCTTCGTACCCATTCTCAAAGGCGGCAAGGATGAGTCTACAATTCGAGAAGCATTGCAAATACTTCGTGCTGATCCACAACTAAATCAACTGGAAACAGTTTTAGCTTTTTTTGCTACGTTTGTACTAGAGAGTGCTTTAGTTCAAGAAATCATGAGGTGGGATATGGCTGTGTTACGCGAATCGCCCTGGTATCAAGAAATTTTCCGCGACGGAGAAGCACGGGGACGTAGAGAAGAATTATTATCAGGTATTGAATTGGCTTTGGAGATTAAATTTGGTCATCCCAGCTTAGAATTGATGCCTTTGATTTCTCAAGTTACTGATTTACAGCAATTAAAGGCAATTCAACAAGCTATAAAAACTGTAAATTCAGTTGAAGAATTACAACAACTGTTTTAG